One stretch of Miscanthus floridulus cultivar M001 chromosome 18, ASM1932011v1, whole genome shotgun sequence DNA includes these proteins:
- the LOC136523200 gene encoding uncharacterized protein produces MASDGGGSKGTGKAPFGGDGNPSPSVSDLLKRLNLTEEEGAVVDFSDDEEIDDLPPTEWAVVGKVLSPMAVHINTIRAAMKLAWGNPFGLKIRAIGEKVDNMFVAEVGSKANMERILAGTPWMVGRHAVVLKPYDERLSADEIIFDRMEIWVCILKLPLGWMNQQRGTRAMSLIGHVVKMDVDGDGKASGAFLRARVAIELDKPLRRGVLLRMSKTEEPKWFEAQYERLPYYCFSCGLMGHSEIDCPHPAPRNEFGKLPYDVPLRAPEERRRRVQSFAGAAAESFGSGSSTYRPSKDHCRSSDGRSSLGDESRFSASEPVENLEEREVQSPLKKRNTEGTAGKGVGTNGRGGGLALLWKDEVCVKLQSLDKLHIDVAVLDPMTNGEKWRFTGFYGEARRELRYRSWDCLKMLKGRSSLPWLCVGDFNETLHANEQFGGAGRSERQMEGFREAVAVCGFTDLGFIGLPYTWDNRRDDANNIKVRLDRGLANDDFLDLFREVMVWHVQTTISDHCALVVECLEHSLNRRRRKRNFRYENMWQRDPSYMALIRDAWSSNGGATGLGDMHTKLKGVQSSLQTWEQDVFGSVRNALATLRRELEEVRGQSLGSGPSRHERQIMARMSEMLSREEIMERQRARLDWLKDGDRNTAMFQAKSRARAKRNKIMAL; encoded by the exons ATGGCGTCGGACGGGGGTGGAAGTAAGGGGACCGGGAAGGCTCCTTTCGGCGGGGATGGAAACCCTAGTCCGAGTGTTTCTGATCTTCTAAAGCGCCTTAATCTAACAGAGGAAGAAGGAGCGGTAGTAGATTTCAGTGATGATGAGGAGATTGATGATCTCCCTCCGACGGAGTGGGCAGTGGTGGGGAAGGTTCTCTCACCCATGGCAGTACACATCAATACGATCCGGGCGGCGATGAAGCTAGCCTGGGGCAATCCTTTTGGCCTAAAGATCCGAGCTATAGGAGAGAAGGTGGACAACATGTTCGTCGCTGAGGTTGGTTCAAAGGCCAATATGGAGAGGATCCTTGCGGGGACCCCGTGGATGGTAGGAAGGCATGCGGTAGTTCTCAAGCCTTATGATGAAAGACTTAGTGCTGATGAAATCATCTTTGATCGCATGGAGATTTGGGTGTGCATCCTCAAGCTCCCGCTAGGTTGGATGAACCAGCAGCGGGGAACACGGGCCATGAGCCTGATCGGCCATGTTGTGAAAATGGACGTCGATGGAGATGGGAAGGCGAGCGGGGCCTTCCTGCGGGCTCGTGTTGCTATTGAGTTAGACAAGCCCCTTCGTCGGGGTGTGCTCCTGAGAATGAGCAAGACGGAGGAGCCAAAGTGGTTTGAGGCGCAGTATGAACGTCTTCCTTATTACTGCTTCTCATGTGGTCTAATGGGTCACTCAGAGATCGATTGCCCACACCCGGCACCACGTAATGAGTTCGGCAAACTACCTTATGATGTCCCTCTGAGAGCACCGGAGGAACGTAGGAGAAGAGTACAGTCCTTCGCGGGAGCTGCAGCTGAGTCCTTTGGTAGCGGCTCCTCGACGTACAGGCCATCCAAAGATCATTGTCGTTCTAGTGATGGCCGATCGTCTCTGGGAGACGAATCCCGGTTCTCAGCTTCAGAACCAGTGGAAAATCTAGAAGAAAGAGAAGTTCAGTCACCGTTGAAGAAGAGGAATACAGAGGGAACTGCAGGGAAAG GCGTGGGAACAAATGGAAGAGGTGGCGGACTTGCACTGTTGTGGAAAGATGAAGTTTGTGTAAAGCTCCAAAGTCTTGACAAGCTTCATATAGATGTGGCGGTGCTTGATCCAATGACAAACGGGGAAAAGTGGCGCTTCACTGGTTTCTATGGTGAGGCGAGGAGAGAGTTAAGATATAGGAGTTGGGATTGTCTTAAGATGCTCAAGGGTCGCAGCTCACTGCCATGGCTCTGTGTAGGGGATTTCAATGAGACTTTGCATGCCAACGAGCAATTTGGGGGTGCTGGAAGAAGTGAACGGCAGATGGAGGGTTTCCGAGAAGCAGTAGCAGTGTGTGGCTTCACGGACCTAGGCTTCATTGGTCTACCGTACACCTGGGACAATCGGCGAGATGATGCTAACAACATAAAGGTTAGGTTGGACCGGGGGTTGGCAAATGATGACTTTCTTGACTTGTTCCGCGAAGTTATGGTCTGGCATGTTCAAACGACAATATCAGACCACTGTGCACTGGTGGTAGAATGCTTGGAACACTCCTTGAACAGGAGAAGACGAAAGCGAAATTTTCGCTATGAAAACATGTGGCAGCGTGACCCTTCTTACATGGCTCTTATTCGTGATGCTTGGTCATCGAATGGAGGAGCTACTGGATTGGGAGACATGCACACAAAGCTGAAAGGTGTGCAGTCCTCGCTACAGACCTGGGAGCAGGACGTCTTTGGCTCGGTGCGGAACGCGTTGGCAACTCTTAGGCGTGAGCTGGAGGAAGTCCGAGGGCAATCGCTGGGCTCGGGACCTTCTAGACACGAGCGACAAATTATGGCGCGGATGTCTGAAATGCTATCAAGAGAAGAAATTATGGAAAGACAGAGAGCGCGTCTTGATTGGCTTAAGGATGGAGATCGCAATACGGCGATGTTTCAAGCCAAGTCACGAGCACGGGCCAAGAGGAATAAAATTATGGCTCTGTGA